In Oxyura jamaicensis isolate SHBP4307 breed ruddy duck chromosome 21, BPBGC_Ojam_1.0, whole genome shotgun sequence, a single genomic region encodes these proteins:
- the LACTBL1 gene encoding putative beta-lactamase-like 1 isoform X1 → MQASSSQGLLKFIAMEVKWIHVLAIFFFLLSVAMTGCFLWQYSLPKADPNPSVMEVRSEAVQMCPRYPEPVPLDHPIPILKDALEKVDMMLRQKIHSSGLPAMSAIVIYNDTVLWTGNFGKKNGSDPSSVVPNEYTIYRIASVSKIFPTIMLYKMWEEGKVASLDDPLERYVQNFVIKNPLGRFKESEQRYRADGLIFLEKGSTSLKPSPVTLRRMASQLSGLPRKLRSTNLLWKGNTQDALALLKDDVLVADPGTRCHYSNLAFSLMAHVLADHAAEGQYQRWISENILDRLGMEDSGFDITPPIRSQMAVGFYGSQQPAPLYDLGWYRPSGQMYSTAADLAKLAMVFLGTYHRRLLEPDTVKTMLTPLFKCSTEYFANKTGTPWEINEQLGYDVIRKDGDLDGYSATFSLIPKLRLSFIVLMAGPRPQGEDIVTQTYEYLITAMETAFREAEKTLSPPPSPGPYVGYYTYSNLTFYEIKVGPGGVLVMQQFGPHVEELIPEKYRTIKLHYLEDRVFQVVFDKEFPCVLHIGSASISLETQNGQLFNFYPFDRKGLSPGFDAPGLNTYNVLRVLRKPVFYS, encoded by the exons ATG CAGGCATCCAGCAGCCAGGGCCTCCTCAAGTTCATTGCTATGGAAGTGAAATGGATTCATGTGTTGGCCAtcttcttctttctgctgtctGTAGCTATGACAGGCTGCTTCCTGTGGCAGTACAGCCTCCCCAAGGCGGATCCCA ACCCGTCTGTGATGGAAGTAAGATCAGAAGCTGTGCAGATGTGCCCCCGCTATCCGGAACCAGTACCACTGGACCACCCAATCCCCATTCTGAAGGATGCATTGGAGAAG GTAGATATGATGCTGCGGCAAAAGATTCATAGCTCTGGTCTCCCTGCCATGTCTGCCATTGTCATCTACAATGACACTGTACTGTGGACAGGCAACTTTGGAAAGAAGAATGGCTCAGATCCCTCCTCAGTGGTGCCGAACGAGTATACTATTTACAG AATTGCCAGCGTATCCAAGATCTTTCCAACCATTATGTTGTACAAGAtgtgggaagaagggaaagtCGCATCTCTGGATGACCCTTTGGAACGTTATGTCCAGAACTTTGTCATTAAAAATCCTCTGGGAAGGTTCAAGGAATCAGAACAGAGATATAGAGCAGATGGActgatttttttggaaaaaggcTCAACATCACTTAAGCCATCTCCTGTTACCTTGCGCAGAATGGCCAGCCAGCTCTCAG GTCTACCCAGGAAGCTGCGGTCTACCAACCTGCTGTGGAAAGGCAATACACAAGATGCTCTGGCTCTCCTGAAAGATGATGTCTTGGTCGCTGATCCTGGAACCAG atgcCACTACAGCAATTTGGCCTTCTCACTGATGGCGCATGTACTAGCTGACCATGCAGCTGAGGGACAGTACCAGCGCTGGATCTCAGAGAACATCCTAGACCGCTTGGGCATGGAGGACTCTGGCTTCGACATCACACCACCGATCCGCTCCCAAATGGCTGTGGGTTTCTacggcagccagcagccagcccctctCTATGACCTCGGCTGGTACAGGCCTTCTGGCCAGATGTACTCCACAGCTGCTGACCTTGCCAAGCTGGCAATGGTTTTTTTAGGGACCTATCACCGTCGTCTCTTAGAGCCTGACACAGTGAAGACAATGCTGACACCTCTGTTTAAGTGCTCCACTGAATACTTTGCTAACAAGACTGGCACACCCTGGGAGATTAATGAGCAATTGGGTTATGATGTCATTAGGAAGGATGGAGACCTTGATGGATATTCAGCTACCTTCTCACTTATCCCCAAACTCCGCCTGAGCTTCATTGTACTGATGGCAGGGCCCAGGCCTCAAGGCGAAGATATTGTAACTCAGACATATGAGTATCTTATTACTGCCATGGAGACTGCATtcagagaggcagagaaaacCTTGTCTCCTCCTCCTAGTCCAGGCCCTTACGTTGGCTACTACACCTACTCCAACTTGACTTTCTATGAGATCAAAGTTGGACCTGGTGGGGTGCTGGTCATGCAGCAGTTTGGACCTCACGTTGAAGAGCTGATCCCTGAGAAATATCGGACAATCAAGCTCCATTACCTGGAAGATCGTGTCTTCCAAGTTGTTTTTGACAAGGAGTTCCCTTGTGTTCTGCATATTGGCTCTGCTTCCATCTCACTGGAGACCCAGAATGGGCAGCTCTTTAATTTTTATCCATTTGATCGCAAGGGTTTGTCTCCTGGGTTTGATGCACCAGGGCTGAACACATACAATGTATTGCGTGTACTTCGTAAACCCGTATTCTATAGCTAA
- the LACTBL1 gene encoding putative beta-lactamase-like 1 isoform X2, whose product MASSSQGLLKFIAMEVKWIHVLAIFFFLLSVAMTGCFLWQYSLPKADPNPSVMEVRSEAVQMCPRYPEPVPLDHPIPILKDALEKVDMMLRQKIHSSGLPAMSAIVIYNDTVLWTGNFGKKNGSDPSSVVPNEYTIYRIASVSKIFPTIMLYKMWEEGKVASLDDPLERYVQNFVIKNPLGRFKESEQRYRADGLIFLEKGSTSLKPSPVTLRRMASQLSGLPRKLRSTNLLWKGNTQDALALLKDDVLVADPGTRCHYSNLAFSLMAHVLADHAAEGQYQRWISENILDRLGMEDSGFDITPPIRSQMAVGFYGSQQPAPLYDLGWYRPSGQMYSTAADLAKLAMVFLGTYHRRLLEPDTVKTMLTPLFKCSTEYFANKTGTPWEINEQLGYDVIRKDGDLDGYSATFSLIPKLRLSFIVLMAGPRPQGEDIVTQTYEYLITAMETAFREAEKTLSPPPSPGPYVGYYTYSNLTFYEIKVGPGGVLVMQQFGPHVEELIPEKYRTIKLHYLEDRVFQVVFDKEFPCVLHIGSASISLETQNGQLFNFYPFDRKGLSPGFDAPGLNTYNVLRVLRKPVFYS is encoded by the exons ATG GCATCCAGCAGCCAGGGCCTCCTCAAGTTCATTGCTATGGAAGTGAAATGGATTCATGTGTTGGCCAtcttcttctttctgctgtctGTAGCTATGACAGGCTGCTTCCTGTGGCAGTACAGCCTCCCCAAGGCGGATCCCA ACCCGTCTGTGATGGAAGTAAGATCAGAAGCTGTGCAGATGTGCCCCCGCTATCCGGAACCAGTACCACTGGACCACCCAATCCCCATTCTGAAGGATGCATTGGAGAAG GTAGATATGATGCTGCGGCAAAAGATTCATAGCTCTGGTCTCCCTGCCATGTCTGCCATTGTCATCTACAATGACACTGTACTGTGGACAGGCAACTTTGGAAAGAAGAATGGCTCAGATCCCTCCTCAGTGGTGCCGAACGAGTATACTATTTACAG AATTGCCAGCGTATCCAAGATCTTTCCAACCATTATGTTGTACAAGAtgtgggaagaagggaaagtCGCATCTCTGGATGACCCTTTGGAACGTTATGTCCAGAACTTTGTCATTAAAAATCCTCTGGGAAGGTTCAAGGAATCAGAACAGAGATATAGAGCAGATGGActgatttttttggaaaaaggcTCAACATCACTTAAGCCATCTCCTGTTACCTTGCGCAGAATGGCCAGCCAGCTCTCAG GTCTACCCAGGAAGCTGCGGTCTACCAACCTGCTGTGGAAAGGCAATACACAAGATGCTCTGGCTCTCCTGAAAGATGATGTCTTGGTCGCTGATCCTGGAACCAG atgcCACTACAGCAATTTGGCCTTCTCACTGATGGCGCATGTACTAGCTGACCATGCAGCTGAGGGACAGTACCAGCGCTGGATCTCAGAGAACATCCTAGACCGCTTGGGCATGGAGGACTCTGGCTTCGACATCACACCACCGATCCGCTCCCAAATGGCTGTGGGTTTCTacggcagccagcagccagcccctctCTATGACCTCGGCTGGTACAGGCCTTCTGGCCAGATGTACTCCACAGCTGCTGACCTTGCCAAGCTGGCAATGGTTTTTTTAGGGACCTATCACCGTCGTCTCTTAGAGCCTGACACAGTGAAGACAATGCTGACACCTCTGTTTAAGTGCTCCACTGAATACTTTGCTAACAAGACTGGCACACCCTGGGAGATTAATGAGCAATTGGGTTATGATGTCATTAGGAAGGATGGAGACCTTGATGGATATTCAGCTACCTTCTCACTTATCCCCAAACTCCGCCTGAGCTTCATTGTACTGATGGCAGGGCCCAGGCCTCAAGGCGAAGATATTGTAACTCAGACATATGAGTATCTTATTACTGCCATGGAGACTGCATtcagagaggcagagaaaacCTTGTCTCCTCCTCCTAGTCCAGGCCCTTACGTTGGCTACTACACCTACTCCAACTTGACTTTCTATGAGATCAAAGTTGGACCTGGTGGGGTGCTGGTCATGCAGCAGTTTGGACCTCACGTTGAAGAGCTGATCCCTGAGAAATATCGGACAATCAAGCTCCATTACCTGGAAGATCGTGTCTTCCAAGTTGTTTTTGACAAGGAGTTCCCTTGTGTTCTGCATATTGGCTCTGCTTCCATCTCACTGGAGACCCAGAATGGGCAGCTCTTTAATTTTTATCCATTTGATCGCAAGGGTTTGTCTCCTGGGTTTGATGCACCAGGGCTGAACACATACAATGTATTGCGTGTACTTCGTAAACCCGTATTCTATAGCTAA